Part of the Caulifigura coniformis genome, GATCTGGGCCATCCTCGCCGTCGTCCTCTGGCTGCTGCTCGGTCGCACTGTCGTCGGCCGCCATCTGTACGCCATGGGAGGCAACGAACAGGCAGCCCGCCTCAGCGGCATCCGCACCGATCACCTGAAGTGGCTCGCCTACTGCATCAGCGCCGTCACGGCCGCCATCGCCGGCATCCTCTACACGTGCTACATCGGCACGGCCGACCCCAGCCGCGACGGCATGGGCTACGAGCTCAACGCCATCGCCGCATCGGTTGTTGGCGGCTGCTCCCTCGCGGGAGGCATCGGCTCGATCAGCGGCGTCATGCTCGGTGCGCTGTTCCTCCGGGTCGTCATCGACTCCGTCGAGAAATCGTTCAAGACCCGTCCCGATCTCTTTGAAGGCCAGGTCGTCGGGGCGCTGGTCGTCCTCGCCGTCGCGTTCAACGAACTTCGCAAAACCGGCGGCTTCCGCAGGCAGTTCTTCCCGGGACTGATCGGCTGGATCAGCGTGGCCATCCTCGCGATTCTCGCCGGCCTCATCACGGGGGCAACCACCACCGAGAACAAGCTCAACAGCGCCCTGGTCGTCGGCGCCGCCGTCGCGGTGGCGCTCGGCATCAAGGCAGCGATGGAACGCGTGGCCGCGAAGAAACGCTGATGATCGCCCCTGCCCCGATTATCGACATTCGGGTGGATGGCACGCCCTGACGACAGGAAGGGCGTGGCAAACGTTGCCAAGCCCCGCCTCGCGGTCCACGATCTTTATTTCGCAGCACAATGAAGTTCGCCACGCCCTTGGCAGGGCGTGCCACCCTCTAAGCCAGCACATCCCGATGATCGACGCCGCTCCCATCATCGACATTCGCAACGTCGCCAAACGCTTTGGCGGCGTGGTCGCCCTCAGCAACGTCTCGTTCGACGTGCGCCCCGGCGAGTTCCACGCCATCTGCGGAGAGAACGGGGCCGGCAAGAGCACCCTGATGAAGATCCTTTCCGGGGTCTACACCAGCTATGAAGGCGAGATCCGGCTGCGCGGCGAACTCGCCGCATTCCAGGGGACCCGCGACGCCGAGTCGGCCGGCATCAGCATCATCCACCAGGAACTGAACCTCGTGGAACAACTCTCGGCCGCTGCCAACATCTTCCTCGGACGCGAACTCCGGGGACGCTTCGGACTGCTCGACGACCGGGCCATGGAGAAAGCCGCCGCCGGCCTCTTCCAGCAACTCGACTGCAAAATTGATCCGCGGGCCCGCATCTCCGAGCTGCGCATCGGCGACCAGCAGCTCGTCGAGATCGCCAAGGCCATCGCACTGAAGACCGACGTCCTGATCATGGACGAGCCGACGTCCGCCCTCACCGAAACCGAAGTCGAGCGTCTCTTCGGAGTCATCGAACGGCTTCGCCGGCAGGGTGTCACGATTCTCTACATCTCGCACAAGATGGACGAGGTCTTCCGTCTGTCCGACCGCATCACAGTCCTCCGCGACGGCAAGGTCGTCAAAACGCTCGACCGCGCTGCAACGAACCCCCACGAGATCGCCCACCTGATGGTCGGCCGCGAGATCGAGTCGGTGAATCTCGGGGACGGCCGGACTCCCGGCGAAGTGGTGCTCGGGGTCGAGAACCTTTCACTCGCCTGGCCCGGCCATGCCCGCAAATGGCGACTGAAAGACATTGCGTTTGAGCTGCGTCGCGGCGAAGTGCTGGGTTTTGCCGGATTGATGGGGGCAGGCCGCACGGAGCTGATGGAATGCCTGTTCGGCGCCCAGTCCGATCCGATGCAGGGATCGATCCGGCTGGAAGGCCGCGAGGTCCGCTTCGGACATCCCTCGGAGGCCAAGGCCGCCGGCGTCGCCATGGTGACCGAAGATCGCAAGCGTTTCGGGCTCTTCGCACAGATGGTCGTCCGCGAGAACATCACGGTCTGCACGCTTGAGGAATCGACGAAGGCCGGCCTCATCAGCACCAGCGCGGAGCGTGAAAAGACCCGCGAATCCATCCGGCAGCTCGGCGTCAAAACGAACGGGCCCGAGGCGCCGATCACCAGCCTGTCCGGGGGCAACCAGCAGAAGTGCATCATCGCCCGCTGGCTGCGGACGAACCCCAAAGTCCTGCTCCTCGACGACCCGACACGCGGCATCGACGTCGGCGCCAAGGCCGAACTCTACAAGCTCATTGATGGCCTCTGCCGTGAAGGCCTCGGCATCATCGTGACGTCCAGCGAGCTTCCCGAACTGATCACACTTTGCGACCGCGTTCTCGTGCTCTGCGAAGGCCGCCTCACCGGCGAATTGAAACGCGGCGAGGTGACCGAAGAACGACTCATGGAACTGGCGACGAGCATCTCCCCCAAAGAATCGTAAGGGGGGAACAAGAGCCGCCGCGATCAGCTGAAGTCTTCTTCGTCTTTCTGCACGGCCTTTTTCGGATAGCCCATCCACTGCAGCGACTTGGCACACTTGTTCTCCGTGCCCGCTTCCAGCGCCTTCAGGACGTCCTGCACCGTGCGGTTCATCGGGAGCTCGCGCTCGAGCTTCTTCACGACCTCAGGCGGAACGTTGATCGCCCCCTGCCCGGGGCCCCCTTCGACGAACGATCGCTTCTGGTCGAACACGGCCCAGAAGACCGCCCGCTTGTGAAGCTTCGCCCCGTCGCGGGCCTTGTCCGCATCCCCGCCTTTCGCCCGCTGGCCGGCCACCGTGTAAAGGTCCGACCGCTCGAAGATGACGGCGAGAACGTTCCAGTCTTTGCGGCTGAACCAACCCATGAACTGACCTCGAAAGTGCTGTCGTGAATCGTCGCTTGTGGATTCGCAGAATTCAGTGCGTACGGGCGCGAAGCACCGCTTCCGCCAGAACGCGTTCGACGAGCACGCCCGTCACATGCCGCCGGAATTCCTGCGTCCCCCGCATGTCGGTGATCGGAGAGATGATCCCGACGACCGCGGCGGCCGCGTCTCTGTAGGCCGCTTCATCCGCCGGGCGGCCGACGAGCAGGCGGCCTGCTTCCTCGGCGAAAAGCGGAGTCGGAGCAACGGCGCCGACGCCGATGCGTGCGGCGGTGATCTGTGATTTCGAGTCGTCCAGCATCACGCAGGCGCCGACGCCGACCACCGCGATATCCATCTCGTTTCGCGGGATGAACCGCCGATAGTGCGATCCCGAATTCGCCGCGACAGGCATCCGGAACTCGACCACGATCTCGCCTCCCTGCAGCACGTTCTTCCCCGGCCCGGTGCAGAACTGCTCGATCGGCACTTCACGCCGGGCCCCGCCGGGGCCAGCGATCACGACAACGGCCGACAGCGCAATCAACGACGGGATCGAATCCGCGGCCGGGCCGGACGTGCAGACATTGCCGCCGATGCTGGCACGGCTCTGGATCTGCATGCCGCCGATGATGTGTGCGGAATCGGAGAGCGCAGAGTACGACTTCCTGATCCGCTCATCGCCATAGAGCCTGTAGCAGGGAACAGCTGCTCCCAGTCGCAGTCCGGCGTCCGTGATCTCCAGGTGATTCAGCTCGGGAAGCTTCTTGACGTCGATGATCAGGTCGGGCGCCAGGCGGCCTGTCCGCACGTGATCGATCAGGTCGGTTCCCCCGGCCATGGGGCGGACAGCCTGTCCGGACGACATCAGCTCCAGCGCCTGGGTGAGCGTGGTCGGCGATTCGTACTCGAAGTCTCTCATGGAGTCAGATCCGGCGCTCGCATGCGGTGCAGGGGACGCCGACCGGGGTGACGGCCGACGATGCGAAGGTATCCGCGCCGCCCCCATGCCGCCAGTTTGTGAGCGGTCATTGTTCCCCGGTGTTCGTCGGGATGTAGCGGTTCATCATCCCGGCGTAGTCCTCACGGACCGGACTGAAGACATCAAGCACCAGCACCGGCCCTTCAATGGCGACCGCCCGATGCGGGACATTGCCCGGAATCAGGAACATGGCCCCCGGCCCGACAATTCGCGTCTCGTCGCCGATCGAGAGCTGCAGCTTTCCCCGGATCAGCATCCCACCTTGCTCGTGCGGATGGTGATGCCACGGAATCTCCGCCCCGGTTTCCATTTCGAGATGCGAAAGCATCAGGTTCTTGCCGTGAGGCGTACGCAACCGGCAGCCGGGCAGCGGCTCCAGAGCAGGAATGGAGTCGAGGTCGATGAAACCCATGAGAGATCCTCCAGTGCCGTGCGGCTTGTCCGCCCGCATTGTCAGGAATGCATTGTCTGCGTGCGAGCGAGCACCGGCTCTGTACGCCGCCCGCACGCGGGCAGAATCTCCAGGTCGACGACCAGCGGCAGATGATCGGAAGCGACCCGCGTGAGGCGCGTTCGCGGCACGTCGGTTTCAATCACCCGAAATCCATCGCCGGCAAAGATGTGGTCGATGCGGCGAAGGGGAAATCCGGATGGCCACGTGGCGAGTCCCCGTTGCCGGTCCGCAAGCTGCACATCTCGGAGCGTCTGTCCGAGGCCGCGACAGATCGACGAGCCGGGTGGGGAATTGAGGTCACCGCAGAGAATCGTTCGGGCATGGGCCACTCCCAGGCAGGGCCAGTCGGCCCCCAGCAGCGTGGCCAGCTGCTGAAGTCGGTCGGCCTCGGTCAGCCCCAGGTGAGTGGAGATCACTTCAATCGGCTCGTCACCGATGGTCACGGTCGCCCACACCGCACCGCGCGGCTCGGAGCGGCCGCGTCCCGGAGAAAGCAATGCCGCCCGCTTCAGCGTCATGGGCCACCGGCTCAGGATCGCGTTGCCGTAGCGTTCGCCCGTCACGTCGATCGCCGCGCCGAAATGCATCTTCATCTCGAGCAGGTCGGCGATGATCTGTGCCTGGTCGACCGATCGACTCCGCAATCGGCCGACATCCAGTTCCTGGAGCGCGATGACGTCGGCGTCCAGACTCAGGAGCACGCGCGCGATACGGGCCGGTGAAAGCCGACCGTCCAGCCCGATGCAGCCATGCACGTTGTAAGTCGCCACGCGGAGGAATGTCCGGTCGGATGAAGGCGCGGCGGCCCCGCGCTTCGGACGCTCGAGCCACTCCAGCGCCATGTCCCGGAGGACTTTTGGACGCAGTTCGCCGCGAATCGTGCAGGCGGTCTCCGGAGGCAGGATGGCAAAGCCACTTGTTTCATTGGGGCCAGGTCCGCCATGCGCTCCGAGTTCATCAACGAAGGAAATCGAAGTCTCTCCCCGACGCCACCCGGCGATGATCAGGTCGCCTGCGTCGGGATGCGAACACAGCCGCGAGAAGTCTCTGGCGACCGAGTCCAGGTGCGGATGGTCCACGCCGAACACTTCCGCCGCCTGTTCCGGGAGCTGGAACAGGCCTGCCGACGTCCGGAGATGAACTGTCTCCCCGTCACGGTACATCACCATCGGAATCCGCGCGTCGACCACCAGGCGCCGGGCCACATCTTCGCGGAGGGAGTTCGCCATGGGGCCCGGCCAGTAGATCGATCCCTGCGGACCAATCGCGACGGTCAATGGCGCCATGGATGCCGCGTCACCCGTCCCTTTCGCTTCAGACTCGTCGGCCTCCAGTGGCGGAACGCACTCGGCCGGCAGTAAGTCGCGACAGGCTTCGCACACCGCCTCGTTGATCGACCGCCCTGCGAACACGGAATACGGGATCGTCGCTTCCTGCCCGTGATCGGCGATGATCCACACCTGGTAATTCCGCCGCGGCGACGCGTGGGCCGCATGCCAGATCCTCTGAATGCTGCGGTCGATGTCGCGCAGCATGCGGTGCGGGATGTCGGCATCCGGACCGCAGTGATGTGCGACGTCGTCATATCCCAGGAAGTTGCCATGCACGCGCTCGACGCCGCGGATCGCATCGGACTCAATGGCCGTCGCCGTCACTTCACGAAGCACGACGCTCGCCACCAGATGCCGAGGAATGAACTTGAGCTCAGCCACCCAGTTTCTGACCCGGGATCGACGCCGGACGAGCCGCCAGGTCGACAGGACCGTCTCGCGAATGATTGCGGCGAACATCCTCACCATGGCGGGAAGGTGCAGGAAAACCAGCAGGCCTTTCGTCCAGACTCCGGCCTCATCGAGCCGTTTCCAGCGCGTGCGTCCGGGGCAGAACTGGGCGTCATCCGCTCCTCCGGAGTAGATGTCGCAATAGGCGGCCCCTCCCCCGAGAAGCCCCGGCGATTGCGCGGCGAGTTCCTTTTCAATGGGCTCGGCGATCTCGGTCGCGAGCATCTCGACCACCTTGCCGCTGCGATGGTCCCGGAAGCTGAACGCGGGGACGATCTGCTCGACGCCGTAGAACAGTTCCCCCAGCACGGCGGGCGTCGTGGCGGGCTGCCCGGAATACTGCGTCTCGATGCGATGGCGGTCGCGATGAACGAGCGATGCGATGAACGGGATGCGACCACGCTGGATCGCCTCCTCCAGCCGGGAGCGCGACAGCCCGTCAATCTGCAGGATGATCAGGCCCGGATCGTCCGAGGGAGGATGGACAGGCTCCAGCCCCAGCAGCCGCACGATGATCTCTCGCCGGCTGAACCATCGCCGCACGAGACGTCCCAGGGCCACGAAATGCCGGAAAACCGGAACTCGCGACGGGGCAGCATGATGCCGAAGGTCGGCGTTGGAAACGGGCTGTGCAGACATAATCCAGCGGGCTTGTGAACAATTCGGCTCACCGATTGTCGCAGCACGCGCTATGCCGACCAGCCCCGATTCTCTCTCATCGCTCTCCGCGTGATGCTCAGGCAACTCCGCACTGAACACCGCCACCCGCCACCGCGCGTTCGAGCCTTCCCGCTTCGCGGGTTTACAGCCCGAACGACCGTTTCAGCACCTCGGAGTTGACCTCCCCGAAGCGGAAGACACTTCCGGTCTCGAGGTTGTGAAACACGATCTCCGCGGGGCTGAACAGGAGCGGGTCGATCTTGTAGAAGTCGTGCCCCGATTCCTTGAAGATGTCGACAAACGGCTTGCCATAAGCGCTCGACGACGACGACGGCACATTCGGGCCGATCATCCGCAGCTCCTCGTCTTCCGCTTCGACCCACAACGTCACCCGGCCGCCGTACAGGATCGCATCATTCGTCCGGCCGATCGCCGCGAGATCATCGGCAGCAACCGGGCTGATCGGGGCGGTTCCAAAAGCGCTCACAACCTGCGTGGTGTCGAAGCCGAGTTCGTGCAGCTTGTGCAGCGCCGTTTCGACACTGCGGGCGACGACCTGCATGTTCCCCGCAATGCTCGACGTCGGAGCCGCGAGCAGCGCGACCCGCTCCGGTTCCACCTTGCACTTCTCGGCGATCAGTTTGACCACCTTCAGATCGGGCAGGCGACCCGTTTCCAGGACGCCAATGACGGCCGTGGCGTCTTCGCGATAATCGAGCTGGCTGAAAATGGCTTCGTCGGCATACGCCGCCCGCATCGGCCCCGACCCCATCCCGAAGAACTTGCCGACATTCACCTTCCAGCCCGCATACTGGCTAAGCAGACACGCTTCCGTTGGATTGTCGGTCGAAACGTTCAGGTGCGGCCACGTGCAGCCGGCCACTTCACCGTTCGAGATCTGGATCTCTCCCAGGCCCGCCATGCAGATTTCCGCCAGTGCCAGGCCGGCCGCCAGGCTTCCGGTCGTCTCGACACCGAAATCCAGGATGCAGCCGGCTCCCTGGACGTCCACCGCCTCCACCCGCAGTTCATCCACCGCGGCCAGCGCCTGGTTCACCAGGCTGAACGCGGCGTCGTTCAGCAGCGACGGATTCTCCTCGGCGCCTTCTTCGAAGTCGTCCTCGGGCAGTTCAAAGTCTTCAGACATCAGGTTTCAGGATTCCGGATCCAGGAAGTCAGGAGAAAAAGTTAAGGTCAGCCGCGGCTCAGAACACAGCGGAAGCCGATGGCGTCATTGCGTGCGGAAGGTCCAATGGCTCGGCGACTCGAACTGCGGAGCCAGGTGGAGTCGTCTTTCCACGACCCGCCACGCATGACGCGACGGGACGCCGGCTTGTCGTTCGATTCGGCCGTGTCACGCCAGGGAGTTCCGTCTGTCGGAGCTCCGGAAGAGTCGGCGTGCCAGTCGTCGCTGCAGTATTCCCACAGGTAGCCGTGGACGTCGTAAAGCCCCCAGGGATTCGGCTTCAGCACTCCCACCGCCGGATCGTTTCCCGCCGCGTTGCCTGTATGCCAGGCGTATTGGTCAAGGAGGGTCGCCTTCGGCGCCACATCCCCCGTCGCCTGCGCCTCGTCGCCGAAGCTGTAGGTCGTCGTTGTTCCGGCCCGGCAGCAGTATTCCCATTCGCTCTCCGACGGCAGCCGGATCACGTCATCGTTTCCGATCAGCTTGACCGCCCGCAGTCGTGCCGTCGCCTTCTCACAGAAATCGTTCGCCTCTTCCCAGCTCATCGATTCGACGGAATTGCGCGGCCCCTTCCAGCGGCTCGGATTCGAGCCCATCACCGCTTCATAGAGATTCTGCGGGACCTCGTACTTCGCGATGGAGAACGAGTAGGCGAAGGTCACTTCGCGGGCGGGTTGCTCTCCCCCCTGCTGGAACGATTTCGGAAACCGCCCGACGCCCGGAGTGATCTCCACGAATTCGTCGACGAACGTCTTGAGCAGTTTCAGGTGCGCAGGCGATTCCGCGCCACAGGCCGTCGCCCCAGCCATCAGCGTCAGCACGGCAGCGGAGAACAGCATTCGGAAAAGGGATCGCATGGTCGGCGGAATCCTTGCCAGCTCCTGTGCAGGGCATGCCAGCCATGAACGCTCAATCACGAAGTCGAGCATGCACCCCGTTGACGTTCGCCTGGCCACCAGGAGTCGTCTCAGGTCGGAACACCGGGAACAGTCAGCGACTGCCCATTGTGGCGACTCGTCAGCGACATGAGAAACGGGCCGGCCGCCCGGCTCCATTTTTCGGGCGAAGGATAGTGGCCCGCCCCCGCTCCAAACGCGCTGCGGAGCATGTCCGTGTCGATGATTCCGGGATTCAGGGCGACTGCCGCCAGCCCCTTGGGAAGATCCTGGGCGAGCGATCTGGTCATCCCCTCGATGGCCCACTTGCTCGCGCAGTATGGGGCGACGTCCGGAGACGTTGATCGACCCCATCCACTCGAAAGATTCACGATGATCCCGGACTTTCGGGCAATCATCGCCGGCGCAAACGCCCGGACGACGTGAAACACCCCGTGGACGTTCACCTCGACCACGCGGGCGAAATCCTCGACATCGACCTCCCACAAAGGAGCGTTCGCGTTGATGACTCCCGCGTTGTTGATCAGGAGGTCAGGAACCCCCACGGCCGCCGTCACCTCACTCGCCCAGTTCGCCACCGCCGCGGCGTCCCTTGTATCGACCGCGTCCATGCGGTGCGGCGCGCCGAGTTCCGAAGCCGCTTCACTCACCCGTTCATGATTCGTCCCACATCCTGCGATGGTCCAGCCCGCTTCCGCAAATCGGTCGCAGAGGGCCCTCCCCAGGCCACGGGTGGCTCCCGTAATCACGACAACCTTGCTCATGAATGACTCCGAACGCGACTTGCTCCCTGCCCCCATCCTCACAGCCACATCTGGTCAGGCGGGCGTTCCCTCCACGAGTCGCAGAATCATCGGGTCGATCAGGCTCGTCGCGACCCCCTTGGCCTCGTGGAACGTGAAGTGAGCGCTATGTTCGTGCGGGACGGAGATGATGTGTGCGCCGGCCGCCGCGCCCGCTTTCGTCCCCATCTCGCTGTCTTCCAGAACGAGCATCTCGGCCGGCTGCACTCCCAGCCGCTGGGCCGCCGTCAGGTAGATCTCCGGATGCGGTTTCCCATGCGTGACGTCTTCCGCCGTCAGCAGCGCGTCGAACCGGTTCAGAAGATCGAGACGTCCCAGCAGGTTCTCGAGGTAAGAACGCTCGGAGGACGTCGCGACCGCCTTTGGCAGGCCGCGGCGTTCGATCGCCGCCAGAAGCTCGAACAGCCCGGGCATCGGCTGCAGGATGTCATCGAGCATCGCATAGAAGATCTCCATCGACTCCGTCTGGAGCTGCTCGACCGTGTCATCGAGCCTCATCACCTCGATCAGGAAGGCCAGCGCTTCGTGCGACCGCCGGCCCATCATGCCGCGAAAGACTGCCGGCGTCGGCTCCTTGCCGCGCCGCCGCAACAGCTCGGTGCCGCTGAGCTGGAAGACTTCTTCAGTATTCACCATCAGGCCGTCGAAATCGAAGACGACCGCGCGGATCCTGGGACTGGGCTTTTCGACGTCGGGTGGGCTCATGCGGGGAGCATAGGACGCCGGTCGAAAAAGTCATTCATGGCTGCGCTCCGCAGGCCACTATTTTTCCTGCAGCGCCTTGTCGGCTTCCGTCAGCGCCTGCGCCTTTTCGGCAGCCGTCAGTTCGCGAATCCGGATGTTTTTCAGAGCGGCGACAGTCTGGTACGTCGCGAATCCGAACGGGCGGTTCGCTTCGACCTCGAGACGCACGTCGACTTTCCGGTCGCGATGGTCGAATCCCGCCAGGAACTTGTCATCGACCCAGGCGTCGACTCGCTGCCCCGTCACCCGCATCCGCACCTTGTACCACTTCCCGTTCTCCACCGGCAGGTAGCCCGTGGTTTCGTTCTCCGAGGCATCCGAGCCGTCGATCGACGAAAAGCCGGTCAGCCCCCCACCCCAGCCGCCGATGATCAGCGTGCAGGGTGATTCCTGGATCGGGAACGTCAGACCGACGAAGAAATCGCTCCCATCGACCCGCTGCGCCTCGAAGGTCATTTCGTAATCGACCTTGGGAAGCTCCTTCCCCTTCCACACGATCCCCGACATCTTCCCTTCGCCCCGCTGGATCAGCAGCGAGCCGTTTTTGACTTCGATCGGGCCGGGCTTGTAGTGGTCTGCCTGCTTCCATCCCCCCAGCGTCTTGCCGTCGAACAGCGATTCGCCCGTTTCGGCCGGTTTGGGCGCCGGAGCGGCTTTCTCCTCGGCCGGGAGGTCGACAGCAGCGGCCAGACAGCAGATGATTGCGACGCTGACGGAAAAGCGGGTCATCCCACACCTGTGTTTGACGGGTCATCCGGTATCGCGGCGGAAAAACACCTCCGCCCCTCGCAGGCCAGTCTACCGCGAGGCCTGCCATCCTGCCCCTGTGATCGCCGGGACGCGCAGATTCCGCCAGCGTGAACCCGTGCTGGACGGCCAGCACCGGCGACCTGAAACATTCCTCTTGATTCCTCTTGGGACGATCGCAGTCCTCGCCTAGATTCCGGCCCCACTGCCGCCACTGCGCCCGATTGACCTTCGTATGATTCGTTCGATCCGTTCCCACGCCCTCTCCCTCCCGAGCGCCTGGCAGCCCGAGAAGGCCAATCAGTGGACTCACGCCCTTGGGCTGATGCTCAGCCTGGTTGCGGGCGTCGTCATGATCGGAACTGTCTGGGCCACGCCCGATGCCGGTCGTCTCTGGGGATGCTCGATCTACGTCATCGCGATGATCGCCCTTTACGCCGCGTCGACGCTGTCACACAGCTTCGCCGTCGGACCGTACCGGGAGTTCTACAGGATGCTGGACCAGGTCTGCATTTTTGTCTTCATGGCAGCCTGCTTCACCCCCTTCGCCCTCACCCATCTCCGAAGCGTCTATGGCTATGGCGTCCTCATCGCGATGTGGGGCCTCGCCATCACCGGCGTCGTGATCCGCATGCGCAGCCGGTCGCAGACGTTCCCGATCGCCCTCTTCCTGCCGCTCGGCTGGCTCCCTGCGCTCACCATCACCCGCATTTATGAAGTCGGAAGCTGGCATGGACTGATCCTCGTCCTCGCCGGCGCCGCGGCCTATACCGGCGGCTTCTGGTTCCTCGCGAACGACCACCGCCGCAGCTGGTATCACCCGGCCTGGCATCTCAGCACCGTGGCGGGAACCGGCTTTCATTACCTCTTCCTGCTGGAGTTTGTCGCCCGGCACCAGGACCTGGCGGCTACGCTGGCGAACCGCTGAAAGCGTTTGCAGCGAGTCACTTAGGGGCGGACCTTCCAACCCGGAAAGGTCAGTGACGTCGACCCGCCCCTGTTCCGGAAAGCGTTCTCAAACTCTGCTTTCCGTCGAAGGCCGATGGCCGTCCGAACCGCGACCGCTCTTCGCGTGAATTTCACGCATCGCATCTGAAGTCTTCACACATCGTCCCGAGAATCCCGCCCCAACGCCGAACAGGCTGGGGGCCATCTCCAGATAGGCGAGCGGGTTTTTCTTTTCT contains:
- the trhA gene encoding PAQR family membrane homeostasis protein TrhA produces the protein MIRSIRSHALSLPSAWQPEKANQWTHALGLMLSLVAGVVMIGTVWATPDAGRLWGCSIYVIAMIALYAASTLSHSFAVGPYREFYRMLDQVCIFVFMAACFTPFALTHLRSVYGYGVLIAMWGLAITGVVIRMRSRSQTFPIALFLPLGWLPALTITRIYEVGSWHGLILVLAGAAAYTGGFWFLANDHRRSWYHPAWHLSTVAGTGFHYLFLLEFVARHQDLAATLANR
- a CDS encoding 3-keto-disaccharide hydrolase, with protein sequence MTRFSVSVAIICCLAAAVDLPAEEKAAPAPKPAETGESLFDGKTLGGWKQADHYKPGPIEVKNGSLLIQRGEGKMSGIVWKGKELPKVDYEMTFEAQRVDGSDFFVGLTFPIQESPCTLIIGGWGGGLTGFSSIDGSDASENETTGYLPVENGKWYKVRMRVTGQRVDAWVDDKFLAGFDHRDRKVDVRLEVEANRPFGFATYQTVAALKNIRIRELTAAEKAQALTEADKALQEK